A genomic stretch from Candidatus Aminicenantes bacterium includes:
- a CDS encoding insulinase family protein, which translates to MRPGVSLLLVFSLLLCTWAENAEDSPFRAVILKNGIHALAEQFPDFPLVHLVVAIRAGSKYEPAVQRGISHLMEHLILFGKDNTGQSSFSERLRERGGFLNGHTDRDLVTLEITLPRSELEFVVGLAREMTFARRFFQKDLEREREIIRNETAEVQDNPELRGLFVMLNHLFSGHPYARSALGDVTALDSISVEEISRHYEALFRPERSAIVLVGDVEPEIVIAGIKERLGDVRVPAFANDRESVAVPPLPPLTESHVIERSMDVEQAHIWLGFRAPAYNHADRVTMRVLSQMLGQGGYSLLSASLSSRFQLVSAVSMNYQALEESGFAWIHMVLDPGHVKRARNEVMRFLKYFRTMDFSLRDLPPARRRGVFDFLATAENQLRLRSETGGEDGMDRALSYARFLLLNRLGKPKSFLERMSALSPSMLRGAAGDYLLKPPHVMVTVLPEKAR; encoded by the coding sequence ATGCGGCCAGGTGTTTCCCTGTTGCTGGTATTTTCGCTGCTCTTGTGTACCTGGGCGGAAAATGCGGAGGATTCCCCTTTCCGCGCGGTCATACTAAAAAACGGGATCCACGCGTTAGCGGAACAATTTCCAGACTTTCCCCTGGTTCACCTGGTGGTGGCGATCCGCGCCGGCAGCAAGTACGAACCCGCTGTCCAAAGGGGAATTTCCCATTTAATGGAGCACCTGATTCTGTTCGGCAAGGACAACACCGGACAATCCTCTTTTTCCGAGCGCTTGCGGGAGCGTGGCGGTTTTCTGAACGGCCATACAGACCGGGACCTGGTCACTCTTGAAATAACGCTACCGCGTTCTGAACTGGAATTCGTGGTCGGTCTGGCCAGGGAAATGACCTTTGCCCGCCGTTTCTTTCAGAAAGACCTGGAGCGGGAGCGGGAAATCATACGCAACGAGACGGCCGAGGTTCAGGACAATCCGGAACTCCGGGGGCTGTTTGTTATGCTGAACCACCTGTTTTCCGGCCACCCGTATGCGCGTTCCGCGCTGGGAGATGTCACGGCCCTGGATTCCATCTCTGTAGAAGAGATCAGTCGCCACTACGAGGCCCTGTTTCGGCCCGAAAGAAGTGCGATCGTGCTGGTGGGTGACGTGGAACCGGAAATAGTGATCGCCGGTATCAAAGAGCGCCTGGGCGATGTCCGTGTGCCGGCGTTTGCTAATGACCGCGAAAGTGTTGCCGTCCCACCGCTGCCCCCTTTAACGGAATCACACGTTATTGAACGCTCCATGGATGTGGAACAGGCCCACATCTGGCTCGGATTCCGGGCCCCGGCGTACAACCATGCGGATCGCGTCACCATGCGCGTACTGAGCCAGATGCTGGGGCAGGGCGGGTATTCCCTGTTGAGCGCCAGTCTCTCCAGCCGCTTTCAACTGGTGAGTGCGGTTTCGATGAACTACCAGGCATTGGAGGAGAGCGGGTTCGCCTGGATTCACATGGTGTTGGACCCCGGACACGTCAAGCGCGCCCGCAATGAGGTCATGCGCTTTCTAAAATACTTTCGCACCATGGACTTTTCACTCCGGGACCTGCCGCCGGCGCGACGCCGCGGCGTGTTCGATTTCCTGGCAACCGCGGAAAACCAGTTGCGCTTGCGCTCGGAAACCGGGGGAGAGGACGGAATGGATCGGGCGCTGAGTTACGCGCGCTTTTTGCTGCTCAACCGCTTGGGCAAACCCAAAAGCTTCCTGGAGCGGATGTCCGCCCTATCACCTTCGATGCTACGCGGCGCGGCCGGTGATTACCTGCTCAAGCCGCCCCATGTCATGGTCACGGTGCTGCCGGAAAAAGCGCGATGA